Proteins encoded together in one Nocardioides marinisabuli window:
- a CDS encoding Zn-ribbon domain-containing OB-fold protein has product MSSSTSAVLRPQQNRDTAFFWEGTAAGELRVQTCNACGTLRHPPGPSCPECLALDRGHVVVSGRGTVFSYVVHRHPPVPGKELPILIALVELEEGPRMLGELVDVADDEVEIGMPVQVELRRVDDDLTLPTWRRA; this is encoded by the coding sequence GTGAGCTCCTCGACGAGCGCCGTGCTGCGGCCGCAGCAGAACCGCGACACCGCCTTCTTCTGGGAGGGCACCGCTGCGGGCGAGCTGCGGGTGCAGACCTGCAACGCCTGCGGGACGCTGCGGCACCCGCCCGGGCCGTCGTGCCCGGAGTGCCTCGCGCTGGACCGCGGCCACGTGGTCGTCTCGGGGCGCGGCACCGTCTTCTCCTACGTCGTGCACCGGCACCCGCCGGTGCCCGGCAAGGAGCTGCCGATCCTGATCGCGCTCGTCGAGCTCGAGGAGGGGCCGCGGATGCTCGGCGAGCTCGTCGACGTGGCCGACGACGAGGTCGAGATCGGGATGCCCGTGCAGGTCGAGCTGCGCCGCGTCGACGACGACCTGACCCTGCCGACCTGGAGGCGCGCATGA
- a CDS encoding FAS1-like dehydratase domain-containing protein gives MSAEVQELHGVAPEVHERVLAEAERIRGWGEAAQRWARDPVNQPTINNWVEAMGNDNPRWREGEAPPSMAQVWTMYGQGGRAGDDDPLHAMMGVLTDAGFTAVLGTNSGQTYHRTLRVGERVRVTTALDSVLGPKRTGMGVGYFVTSRSTWYVDHDGGESEAVASMLFRVLKFVPGGAS, from the coding sequence ATGAGCGCGGAGGTGCAGGAGCTGCACGGGGTGGCCCCCGAGGTCCACGAGCGGGTGCTGGCCGAGGCCGAGCGGATCCGTGGCTGGGGCGAGGCGGCGCAGCGGTGGGCGCGCGACCCGGTCAACCAGCCGACGATCAACAACTGGGTCGAGGCGATGGGCAACGACAACCCGCGCTGGCGCGAGGGCGAGGCGCCGCCGTCCATGGCCCAGGTGTGGACGATGTACGGCCAGGGCGGCCGGGCCGGCGACGACGACCCGCTGCACGCGATGATGGGCGTGCTCACCGACGCCGGCTTCACCGCGGTGCTCGGCACGAACTCCGGCCAGACCTACCACCGCACGCTGCGGGTGGGGGAGCGGGTGCGGGTGACGACCGCGCTCGACTCGGTGCTCGGGCCCAAGCGCACCGGCATGGGCGTGGGCTACTTCGTGACCTCGCGCTCGACCTGGTACGTCGACCACGACGGCGGCGAGTCGGAGGCGGTGGCCTCGATGCTCTTCCGGGTGCTGAAGTTCGTGCCGGGCGGTGCCTCGTGA
- a CDS encoding acyl-CoA dehydrogenase, with amino-acid sequence MLEDGAAETLLAHATAGRCLTAAGVLAGARDLTAAHVKERRQFGRALAQFQAVAMQAADVYVAARTTELAARNAAWRVGAGLDAGDDLAVAAYWVCAQGPAALRTCHHLHGGTGVDETYPLHRYFSWITDLAHDLDTLPGDVPVESAAAKNLELTTAQRELKAEVRAYFTSLAGEDEHREMGVDRHGETYQRTVRRMGQDGWMGIGWPTEYGGRGLGEVEQTIFANEAQWADVHLPAVTLQTVGPTLIRYGTPKQKEMFLERILRGDVHFAIGYSEPDAGTDLASLRTTARREGDHYVVNGQKLWTTGGHQADYLWLAVRTDPDAPQHQGISILIVDTTDPGYSWTPIITADGSHHVNATYFNDVRVPVDMLVGEENQGWRLITTQLNHERVMLGPAGRIEGLRDRVARWAAAQGVLDRPDVVDVMGRVTAAFRVNELLNWDVARAGEHGEVSVGDASSSKVFAADQVQHLAADLVGLVHRHGDPAEPATRALLEYLDAQAKRNLVLTFGGGVQEVQRELIALFGLGLPRVPR; translated from the coding sequence CTGCTCGAGGACGGTGCTGCCGAGACGCTGCTCGCCCACGCGACCGCCGGCCGGTGCCTCACCGCCGCCGGCGTCCTCGCCGGCGCCCGCGACCTGACCGCGGCCCACGTCAAGGAGCGCCGCCAGTTCGGGCGCGCGCTCGCGCAGTTCCAGGCCGTCGCGATGCAGGCGGCCGACGTCTACGTCGCCGCGCGCACCACCGAGCTCGCGGCCCGCAACGCCGCCTGGCGGGTCGGCGCGGGCCTCGACGCGGGCGACGACCTCGCCGTGGCGGCGTACTGGGTGTGCGCCCAGGGGCCGGCGGCGCTGCGCACCTGCCACCACCTGCACGGCGGCACCGGCGTCGACGAGACCTATCCGCTGCACCGCTACTTCTCGTGGATCACCGACCTGGCCCACGACCTCGACACGCTCCCCGGGGACGTGCCGGTCGAGTCGGCCGCGGCCAAGAACCTCGAGCTCACCACGGCCCAGCGCGAGCTCAAGGCCGAGGTGCGTGCCTACTTCACCTCGCTGGCCGGCGAGGACGAGCACCGCGAGATGGGCGTCGACCGGCACGGCGAGACCTACCAGCGCACCGTGCGCCGGATGGGCCAGGACGGGTGGATGGGCATCGGCTGGCCCACCGAGTACGGCGGGCGCGGCCTCGGGGAGGTCGAGCAGACGATCTTCGCCAACGAGGCGCAGTGGGCCGACGTGCACCTGCCCGCGGTGACGTTGCAGACCGTCGGCCCGACCCTGATCCGCTACGGCACCCCGAAGCAGAAGGAGATGTTCCTCGAGCGCATCCTGCGCGGCGACGTGCACTTCGCGATCGGCTACTCCGAGCCCGACGCCGGCACCGACCTGGCCTCGCTGCGCACCACCGCCAGGCGCGAGGGCGACCACTACGTCGTCAACGGCCAGAAGCTGTGGACCACCGGCGGCCACCAGGCCGACTACCTGTGGCTCGCGGTGCGCACCGACCCCGACGCGCCCCAGCACCAGGGCATCTCGATCCTCATCGTCGACACCACCGACCCGGGCTACTCCTGGACGCCGATCATCACCGCCGACGGCTCCCACCACGTCAACGCGACGTACTTCAACGACGTGCGGGTGCCCGTCGACATGCTGGTCGGTGAGGAGAACCAGGGCTGGCGGCTGATCACCACCCAGCTCAACCACGAGCGGGTGATGCTCGGCCCGGCCGGGCGCATCGAGGGGCTGCGCGACCGGGTGGCCCGGTGGGCGGCCGCACAGGGGGTGCTCGACCGGCCCGACGTCGTCGACGTGATGGGTCGGGTGACCGCCGCCTTCCGGGTCAACGAGCTGCTCAACTGGGACGTCGCCCGGGCCGGCGAGCACGGCGAGGTCTCGGTCGGCGACGCGTCGTCGTCGAAGGTCTTCGCCGCCGACCAGGTCCAGCACCTGGCCGCCGACCTGGTCGGGCTCGTGCACCGGCACGGCGACCCCGCCGAGCCCGCGACCCGCGCGCTGCTGGAGTACCTGGACGCCCAGGCCAAGCGCAACCTCGTGCTCACCTTCGGTGGCGGGGTGCAGGAGGTCCAGCGTGAGCTGATCGCCCTCTTTGGGCTGGGCCTGCCGCGGGTGCCGCGATGA
- a CDS encoding acyl-CoA dehydrogenase family protein: protein MAQDGYDVEEHRESVEAVRAVVREALDRDATWADLAAAGLLGLPVPEAHGGEGLGLAEVGVLLHETGARAVRLPVWETLACAVPTLVGHGTDAQRKEWLPGVAAGEVVLSPALRERGARPGDPPTTTYADGAVSGRKIAVTHALDAARLLVTARDGERTVVALVDRPAPGCGWRSRRRRAGSPGTPSCSTSPPPSCSRTVLPRRCSPTRPPAGASPPPASSPAPAT from the coding sequence GTGGCGCAGGACGGGTACGACGTCGAGGAGCACCGGGAGTCGGTGGAGGCGGTGCGCGCGGTGGTGCGCGAGGCCCTCGACCGCGACGCCACCTGGGCCGACCTGGCCGCTGCCGGCCTGCTGGGCCTGCCGGTGCCCGAGGCGCACGGGGGCGAGGGGCTGGGGCTGGCCGAGGTCGGGGTGCTGCTGCACGAGACCGGGGCCCGGGCGGTCCGACTCCCGGTGTGGGAGACCCTGGCCTGCGCGGTGCCGACCCTGGTCGGGCACGGCACCGACGCCCAGCGCAAGGAGTGGCTGCCCGGCGTGGCCGCCGGTGAGGTCGTGCTCAGCCCCGCGCTGCGCGAGCGCGGGGCACGACCCGGGGACCCGCCCACCACGACGTACGCCGACGGGGCGGTGAGCGGGCGCAAGATCGCGGTCACCCACGCCCTCGACGCCGCCCGCCTGCTGGTCACCGCCCGCGACGGCGAGCGGACCGTGGTCGCGCTGGTCGACCGGCCGGCCCCGGGGTGCGGCTGGAGGAGTCGCCGTCGTCGAGCCGGATCGCCCGGCACACCGTCGTGCTCGACCTCGCCCCCGCCGAGCTGCTCGAGGACGGTGCTGCCGAGACGCTGCTCGCCCACGCGACCGCCGGCCGGTGCCTCACCGCCGCCGGCGTCCTCGCCGGCGCCCGCGACCTGA
- a CDS encoding alpha/beta fold hydrolase: MRVPHPRHLLTSSTYMPFVQVPPGRVVELPGRGSTFVTDTPGPSPQAQTVVLLHALGCTGLLTWFPSIPRLAERYRVVTLDQRWHGQGIRSERFSLRDCADDVAALLDVLGVERALVAGYSMGGVVAQRVWRQQPDRVAGLVLAATSDRFQLTVAERAFFTGMGVSMLGTRGIARSRVATRAARSTARALDVDASDIQAWALREFRSTSPWAVAEALTALGRHHSRPWLGRVDAPTAVVVTTRDRVIPPARQLALARAVPGATVHDIEAGHAACVLEAEVFVPAVVEAAATVTARVR; encoded by the coding sequence TTGCGAGTCCCGCACCCCCGACACCTGCTCACCTCCTCGACGTACATGCCGTTCGTGCAGGTGCCGCCGGGGCGGGTCGTCGAGCTGCCCGGGCGCGGCAGCACGTTCGTGACCGACACCCCCGGCCCGTCGCCGCAGGCGCAGACCGTGGTGCTGCTGCACGCCCTGGGGTGCACCGGGCTGCTCACCTGGTTCCCCTCGATCCCCCGACTGGCGGAGCGCTACCGGGTCGTGACGCTCGACCAGCGCTGGCACGGACAGGGGATCCGCAGCGAGAGGTTCTCGCTGCGCGACTGCGCCGACGACGTGGCGGCCCTCCTCGACGTGCTCGGCGTGGAGCGGGCCCTGGTCGCGGGCTACTCGATGGGCGGCGTGGTCGCCCAGCGGGTCTGGCGCCAGCAGCCGGACCGGGTGGCGGGCCTGGTCCTGGCGGCCACCAGCGACCGCTTCCAGCTGACCGTGGCCGAGCGGGCGTTCTTCACCGGGATGGGGGTCTCCATGCTCGGCACGCGCGGCATCGCACGGTCCCGGGTGGCCACCCGCGCGGCCCGCTCGACCGCCAGGGCGCTGGACGTCGACGCCTCCGACATCCAGGCGTGGGCCCTGCGCGAGTTCCGCAGCACCAGCCCGTGGGCGGTGGCGGAGGCGCTCACCGCGCTCGGGCGCCACCACTCCCGCCCGTGGCTGGGGCGCGTCGACGCGCCGACCGCCGTCGTGGTGACCACCCGCGACCGGGTCATCCCGCCGGCTCGTCAGCTCGCGCTGGCCCGCGCGGTGCCGGGCGCCACCGTGCACGACATCGAGGCGGGCCACGCCGCCTGCGTGCTGGAGGCCGAGGTGTTCGTGCCGGCCGTCGTGGAGGCGGCCGCCACCGTCACCGCGCGGGTGCGGTGA